A window of Bacillus sp. DX3.1 genomic DNA:
ATATACAGATGAAGTGATTGGTAAAGATGACTTTGTTGCAAACTGGCGTAATGCAAAAGTAAAATGGCAGAACTTAAAGGAAAATACGACGTATCATTGGTATATAAAAGCGGAGGATCGTTATGGCGGTCAAGTGACTTCACCAGTTTGGTCCTTCACAACAGGAAAGAAAATATGAAGATGGAACGTGTTCCCCAATTAGGGAACACGTTTTTTCAGTACTGCAATAGAAGTCCTCTTCCTCAAGCACGTGCAGGGCAGCACAGGTGGTAGGGAGGGGATGAATGTGTGCATAGCACGAAGTTTCTATTTCTTTTTTATTCGTAAGAAATTTTCGTACCATGCGCCCAATCAGCTTCGTTTCTTTGAAGACTGCCTCGTGATTCAATTTCTTTTATAATTTCTTTGTAGATGGTTTGGCCTTCAACGTTTAAATAAGGCATGATTTGCTGTAAGGAATGATGAAAGTAAGCTAATTCATCTTTGTCCCACTTTTCTTTTGAAATCATAGATAGTTCTGTCATATCTCGTCCAACGTACATGGTCACACCTCCATCATCTGTAGTTTGAATGAGCTGTTAGAGATATATGCGCTAATTTAAAAATATTTTTACGGATATCTTTTTGCAAGATTGGTTACATTATTTGTTGTGGAGGTGAGAAAAGATGAACAACAAAAAACAAGGCTACAATAAAACAACTTCTGGTGCTAGCATTCAAAGTGCGAAACAACAAAACGCTAGCTATGGTACAGAGTTTGCAACTGAAACGAATGTGCACCAAGTAAAACAACAAAATGCACAAGCTGAAGCGAAAAAATCACAAGCTTCTGGTGCTAG
This region includes:
- a CDS encoding gamma-type small acid-soluble spore protein; protein product: MNNKKQGYNKTTSGASIQSAKQQNASYGTEFATETNVHQVKQQNAQAEAKKSQASGASLQSAQQQNASYGTEFATETNVHQVKQQNAQSAAKKSQASSNNQ